One window of Salmo salar chromosome ssa11, Ssal_v3.1, whole genome shotgun sequence genomic DNA carries:
- the LOC106563077 gene encoding myocyte-specific enhancer factor 2C, with protein sequence MGRKKIQIARIMDERNRQVTFTKRKFGLMKKAYELSVLCDCEIALIIFNSTNKLFQYASTDMDKVLLKYTEYNEPHESRTNSDIVETLRKKGLNGFDSPDIEADDSAGQSPESEDKYRKINDDIDLMISRQRLCALPPSNYDMVGSIQGQNNSGLLYSQPGAGGSLGNHNLLPLSHTHPGLQRNSMSPGPQHTHRPPSAGNAGGMMVSELSNTVSNTGNGSYGNHRHSPGLLSPGCVAKGMQAKTPPLMTSMTLSGNRKPDLRTLLPPGNKNNMPSVNQRINHSQSAQSLATPVVSIATPTLPGQGMGGYPSALSTSYGTEYSLGDLSSLSGFGGNGSGSLHLGSVTGWQQQQLQNMQQSALGHMGNLCQNSNLNLQNVHQNLHIKSEPASPPRDRGIGFVSGGMGAVSQGYLTNQGPAEAGRSPGDSLSSCGSSYDSSDREDHRGNDNFLLRPMSNQEERHSPSVKRMRLSEGWAT encoded by the exons GTGACGTTCACCAAGCGGAAGTTTGGCCTGATGAAGAAGGCGTACGAGCTGAGCGTGCTGTGCGACTGTGAGATCGCCCTCATCATCTTCAACAGCACCAACAAGCTGTTCCAGTACGCCAGCACCGACATGGATAAGGTCCTGCTCAAGTACACTGAGTACAACGAACCTCACGAGAGCAGGACCAACTCTGACATTGTGGAG actctGCGAAAGAAGGGTCTAAATGGCTTTGACAGTCCCGACATCGAGGCAGACGACTCTGCTGGTCAGAGCCCCGAGTCAGAGGACAAATACCGCAAGATCAACGACGACATCGACCTCATGATCAGCAGACAGAGACTCTGT GCTCTCCCCCCCTCTAACTACGACATGGTTGGCTCCATCCAGGGCCAAAATAACAGCGGACTCCTCTACTCTCAACCTGGGGCGGGGGGTTCCTTAGGAAACCACAATCTGCTGCCCCTCTCGCACACACACCCTGGGCTGCAGAGGAACAGCATGTCGCCtggaccccaacacacacaccgacccccCAGCGCTGGAAACGCAGGAGGGATGatggtctcagagctgtctaacACGGTCTCTAACACTG GTAATGGTAGCTATGGTAACCACCGTCACTCTCCGGGGCTGCTGTCTCCGGGATGTGTGGCCAAAGGCATGCAGGCCAAGACTCCGCCCCTGATGACCTCCATGACCCTGAGTGGTAACCGCAAGCCAGACCTCCGCACTCTGCTGCCCCCTGGCAACAAAAACAACATGCCCTCCGTC AACCAGAGAATAAACCACTCCCAGTCTGCCCAGTCTTTGGCTACTCCTGTGGTCTCAATAGCAACACCTACTCTGCCCGGGCAGGGTATGGGAGGGTACCCCTCTGCCCTCTCCACCTCTTATGGCACTG AGTACTCTCTGGGTGACCTGAGCTCTCTGTCAGGCTTCGGAGGGAACGGCTCTGGATCACTTCACCTGGGATCAGTAACAGGCTGGCAGCAACAACAGCTACAGAACATGCAGCAGTCAGCACTAGGAcacatggg aaACCTTTGTCAGAACTCCAACCTCAACCTCCAGAATGTCCATCAGAACCTTCACATCAAGTCAGAGCCCGCCTCCCCGCCCAGAGATCGAGGCATCGGATTTGTCAGCGGAGGGATGGGGGCCGTGTCCCAGGGCTACCTAACAAATCAGGGCCCAGCCGAGGCAGGGCGGTCTCCTGGCGACAGCCTATCCAGCTGTGGGAGCTCATACGACAGCAGCGACCGCGAGGATCACCGCGGAAATGACAACTTCCTGCTGCGCCCGATGTCCAATCAGGAggaacgccacagcccgtctgtCAAACGCATGCGCCTATCAGAAGGCTGGGCTACATGA